The following proteins are co-located in the Ictalurus punctatus breed USDA103 chromosome 14, Coco_2.0, whole genome shotgun sequence genome:
- the foxb1a gene encoding forkhead box protein B1a, which translates to MPRPGRNTYSDQKPPYSYISLTAMAIQSCPEKMLPLSEIYKFIMDRFPYYRENTQRWQNSLRHNLSFNDCFIKIPRRPDQPGKGSFWALHPNCGDMFENGSFLRRRKRFKVLMSDPLAPSKPSEAAHYLQQQHAKLRLSALAATGAHLPHVPAYNLTTPPPSTFKHPFAIENIIARDYKVPGGLAFSTMPSMSAGYPLPGQLATAWPHMYGAGALESAAPITVASDYGAYGVPIKSLCHGAQSLPAVPVPIKPMPPHLPAFLSNSPQSLSPTSPHTATGQSSPANPSDTLSGPATLQSVAVH; encoded by the coding sequence aTGCCTCGCCCGGGCAGAAACACTTACAGCGACCAAAAACCTCCCTATTCGTACATCTCTCTCACGGCCATGGCGATCCAGAGCTGCCCCGAGAAGATGCTGCCCCTTAGTGAGATCTACAAATTCATCATGGACCGCTTCCCCTACTACCGCGAGAATACACAGCGATGGCAGAACTCACTGAGGCACAACCTGTCCTTCAACGACTGTTTCATCAAGATCCCGCGGCGGCCGGATCAGCCGGGCAAGGGCAGCTTCTGGGCGCTGCACCCGAACTGCGGTGACATGTTTGAGAACGGCAGCTTTCTTCGGCGCCGCAAGCGCTTTAAGGTGCTCATGTCGGACCCGTTAGCACCGAGCAAGCCGTCGGAAGCTGCACATTACCTGCAGCAGCAGCATGCCAAGCTGCGTCTGAGCGCGCTGGCCGCCACTGGAGCGCACCTGCCACATGTGCCCGCCTACAACCTGACCACACCTCCGCCGTCCACCTTCAAACACCCGTTCGCCATTGAGAACATCATCGCGCGCGACTATAAGGTGCCGGGCGGCCTGGCCTTTTCCACTATGCCCTCCATGTCTGCCGGTTACCCTTTACCCGGTCAGCTCGCCACAGCCTGGCCGCACATGTATGGCGCGGGAGCTCTTGAAAGCGCTGCGCCCATTACCGTGGCAAGCGATTACGGCGCATACGGCGTGCCTATCAAGTCGCTGTGCCATGGAGCGCAGAGTTTGCCCGCCGTGCCGGTGCCCATCAAGCCGATGCCCCCGCACCTGCCCGCGTTTCTCTCGAACTCTCCACAGTCTCTAAGCCCCACATCCCCTCACACGGCAACCGGCCAAAGCAGTCCGGCCAACCCGAGCGACACGCTGAGCGGCCCGGCTACTCTGCAGTCAGTCGCCGTGCACTGA